A region from the Tigriopus californicus strain San Diego chromosome 9, Tcal_SD_v2.1, whole genome shotgun sequence genome encodes:
- the LOC131887016 gene encoding uncharacterized protein LOC131887016, whose product MQTRYAGPFNYGNLGDSPQTYYKQARRRTPSKIVGATKERSDYDKSISKNRFHANSSNEKTEQNSQTNPEEMPSTRKYQSLVLSNARGERLAVRDPAKEIFGYLQLRQDGHLTSPITEVDSKVHNPQQIVFGKESNGDNDYEDMQHFDEVAQNLGPSLKAKTLVFHPPTYGIVKYEEQRQPKSPFDKVRALVARNRAREHQSLLAEGLKNDRGSPPLIEDHSIFKNPFDLIRKKLQHMPAIQPEEAMKSIRRRRSKSRQQMVQRVLLADQSLQKKPREYYWSWQ is encoded by the exons ATGCAAACAAGATATGCTGGGCCATTCAATTATGGTAACCTCGGCGACTCTCCACAAACCTATTATAAACAAGCCAGACGTCGCACACCCTCAAAGATTGTAGGTGCAACTAAGGAACGCTCTGACTACGACAAGAGCATATCTAAAAATCGTTTTCATGCCAAtagttcaaatgaaaaaacagaacaaaacTCTCAAACTAACCCGGAAGAAATGCCTTCTACTCGCAAGTACCAGAGTTTAGTTCTTTCCAATGCCAGGGGAGAGCGCCTGGCAGTCCGTGATCCAGCTAAGGAAATATTTGGATACCTCCAACTTCGCCAGGATGGACATTTGACCTCTCCCATCACCGAAGTTGACTCAAAAGTGCACAATCCTCAACAAATTGTATTTGGAAAAGAGTCTAATGGAGACAACGATTATGAAGATATGCAACACTTTGATGAAGTTGCACAAAATCTGGGTCCTAGCCTCAAGGCCAAAACTTTAGTTTTCCACCCGCCAACTTATGGAATAGTCAAATACGAGGAGCAACGCCAGCCGAAGTCGCCTTTTGATAAAGTTCGCGCATTAGTTGCAAGAAATCGCGCAAGGGAACATCAAAGCCTTCTTGCAGAAGGCCTGAAAAACGACAGGGGATCACCACCTTTAATAGAGGATCATAGCATTTTTAAGAATCCGTTTGATTTGATACGCAAGAAATTACAACATATGCCTGCAATCCAACCGGAAgaagcaatgaagtccatcagAAGAAGGCGTTCAAAAAGTCGCCAACAAATG gtGCAAAGGGTTCTTTTGGCCGATCAATCgctacaaaaaaaaccaagggA ATATTATTGGTCCTGGCAATAG